One stretch of Longimicrobiaceae bacterium DNA includes these proteins:
- a CDS encoding IS630 transposase-related protein, whose translation MPKPYSLDLRERVVAACEAGDLTRAQVARQFRIGTTTVYNYLKRRGREPGLAALPHSGGLASGLDRTVLRE comes from the coding sequence ATGCCGAAGCCGTACTCCCTGGACCTGCGCGAGCGGGTGGTCGCCGCCTGTGAGGCAGGCGATCTGACGCGAGCGCAGGTGGCGCGACAGTTCCGGATCGGGACGACCACGGTGTACAACTACCTGAAGCGACGCGGGCGCGAGCCGGGCCTGGCGGCGCTGCCGCACTCGGGTGGCCTCGCGTCGGGGCTGGACCGCACGGTGCTGCGCGAGA